Proteins found in one Thermaerobacter subterraneus DSM 13965 genomic segment:
- a CDS encoding MBL fold metallo-hydrolase: MRLTILGRDGPYPGPGGACAGYLLEGPEGPVLLDCGPGVVARLRQRVDPAELAAVFYSHYHPDHSSDHFVLRYVLDIARYLGRPRSQPMPLYGPARPPELAGRMPYKDVFAPHFLESGDRITVAGWTVAVRATDHPLPCLASAWSAGGRRLVYSGDTGPEAAAQLVELARGADVLLIEASLLARRGDRAPGHLTARQAAEIGQAAGVKRLLLTHLLPEYDPDEVLGEAREVFPTAQLAEPGAVFDL, encoded by the coding sequence ATGCGCCTCACCATCCTGGGCCGGGACGGGCCGTACCCGGGTCCCGGAGGTGCCTGCGCCGGCTATCTTCTCGAGGGCCCGGAAGGGCCCGTCTTGCTGGATTGCGGCCCCGGGGTGGTGGCCCGCCTGCGCCAGCGGGTCGACCCGGCCGAGCTGGCGGCGGTGTTCTACTCCCACTACCACCCCGATCACAGCAGCGACCACTTTGTCTTGCGGTACGTGCTGGACATCGCCCGCTACCTGGGCCGGCCGCGGTCGCAGCCCATGCCGCTGTACGGGCCCGCCCGGCCGCCGGAGCTGGCGGGACGCATGCCGTACAAGGACGTGTTTGCACCGCATTTCCTCGAATCCGGGGACCGGATCACGGTGGCGGGGTGGACGGTGGCGGTGCGGGCCACCGACCACCCCCTGCCCTGCCTGGCCTCCGCCTGGAGCGCCGGGGGGCGGCGTCTGGTGTACTCGGGAGACACGGGGCCGGAGGCCGCTGCCCAGCTGGTCGAACTGGCCCGGGGCGCGGACGTCCTGCTGATCGAAGCCAGCCTGCTGGCGCGGCGGGGCGACCGGGCGCCGGGCCACCTGACCGCCCGCCAGGCGGCGGAAATCGGGCAGGCGGCCGGGGTGAAGCGCCTTCTTCTCACCCACCTCCTGCCCGAGTACGATCCGGACGAGGTCCTGGGGGAGGCCCGGGAGGTATTCCCCACCGCCCAGCTGGCAGAGCCCGGGGCGGTGTTCGACCTCTAA
- a CDS encoding DUF1002 domain-containing protein, with product MGTGRRKQQLRWVWVALVLTLVASFVLMTLAPALAAASSAAGPSTGAGGSAAPAGAGAPAGAAGSPEASPQEAPAPGKAVVVLGADLTEAQRQEVLRLLGLDPATWDGEPLILTHQEEVALVGDYVPREQLGSRAISSVRVEPAEPGSGIRVETKHITWVAPEMYAEALATAGVKDAVVYVAAPFDVSGTAALAGIYKAYEVSAGENLDAGRKDLGAREIGVMVRIAQEIGSPEKASQFLTLLKERMAEHPPTSREEILALIRELEQQLGIQLSDALREELATLVEKLRDAGIDWQAVTAQLQRVREQVNRFLGEDTPIIRDFFNRLWDWVLAAVDAVRSWFGQ from the coding sequence ATGGGAACCGGCAGGCGGAAACAGCAGCTGCGCTGGGTATGGGTCGCCCTGGTGCTGACCCTGGTCGCCTCCTTCGTCCTGATGACGCTGGCGCCCGCCCTGGCCGCGGCGTCCTCGGCCGCAGGCCCGTCCACCGGCGCGGGCGGTTCGGCCGCGCCAGCGGGTGCCGGTGCGCCCGCCGGCGCTGCGGGCTCACCGGAGGCCAGCCCGCAGGAGGCGCCCGCCCCCGGGAAGGCCGTGGTCGTCCTGGGGGCCGACCTGACGGAAGCCCAGCGCCAGGAGGTCCTGCGCCTCCTGGGCCTCGACCCTGCCACCTGGGACGGCGAGCCCCTGATCCTGACCCATCAGGAGGAAGTGGCCCTGGTGGGCGACTACGTGCCGCGGGAGCAGCTGGGCAGCCGGGCCATCTCGTCCGTCCGGGTCGAACCGGCGGAGCCGGGCAGCGGCATCCGGGTGGAGACGAAGCACATCACCTGGGTTGCGCCGGAGATGTACGCCGAGGCCCTGGCCACCGCCGGGGTGAAGGACGCCGTGGTCTACGTGGCGGCGCCCTTCGACGTCTCGGGTACGGCCGCCCTGGCGGGCATCTACAAGGCCTACGAGGTCTCCGCCGGCGAGAACCTGGACGCCGGGCGCAAGGACCTGGGCGCCCGGGAGATCGGCGTCATGGTGCGCATCGCCCAGGAGATCGGAAGCCCCGAGAAGGCCAGCCAGTTCCTGACCCTGCTCAAGGAGCGCATGGCCGAGCACCCGCCGACCAGCCGGGAGGAGATCCTGGCCCTGATTCGCGAGCTGGAACAGCAGCTGGGCATCCAGCTCAGCGACGCCCTCCGGGAAGAACTGGCCACCCTGGTGGAAAAGCTGCGGGACGCCGGCATCGACTGGCAGGCGGTGACGGCGCAGCTCCAGCGGGTGCGGGAGCAGGTGAACCGCTTCCTGGGCGAGGACACGCCCATCATCCGGGATTTCTTCAACCGCCTGTGGGACTGGGTCCTGGCGGCCGTGGACGCCGTCCGCAGCTGGTTCGGGCAGTGA
- a CDS encoding DedA family protein — MDWLTQVVERWGYLGLVAVVALENLFPPIPSEVVIPFAGFLTSLGVLTLPGVIAASTAGSVLGALVLYGLGRVLGRRRLEALTRRYGHYLGVHVEQVEKAEAWFSRHGPWAVLAGRVVPIVRSLISIPAGIAEMPAAVFVVYTVLGTLVWNTALAAAGAALGAAWPLVQEWVRVYQHVLLVVILAAAAVGIGLRLAGWPRR, encoded by the coding sequence GTGGACTGGCTGACCCAGGTGGTGGAGCGCTGGGGCTACCTTGGCCTGGTGGCCGTGGTGGCCCTGGAGAACCTGTTCCCGCCGATTCCGTCGGAAGTGGTGATCCCCTTTGCCGGGTTCCTCACCAGCCTGGGCGTCCTCACCCTGCCGGGCGTCATCGCCGCCTCGACGGCGGGCTCGGTGCTGGGGGCCCTGGTCCTGTACGGGCTGGGCCGCGTCCTGGGACGCCGGCGCCTGGAGGCCCTGACCCGGCGCTACGGCCACTACCTGGGCGTGCACGTCGAACAGGTTGAAAAGGCGGAGGCGTGGTTTTCCCGCCACGGGCCCTGGGCGGTGCTGGCGGGGCGCGTGGTGCCCATCGTGCGCAGCCTGATCTCCATTCCGGCCGGGATCGCCGAGATGCCGGCGGCGGTCTTCGTGGTCTACACCGTCCTGGGCACGCTGGTGTGGAACACCGCCCTGGCCGCGGCAGGGGCGGCCCTGGGTGCGGCTTGGCCCCTGGTCCAGGAGTGGGTCCGGGTCTACCAGCACGTGCTGCTGGTGGTGATCCTTGCGGCCGCCGCCGTGGGCATCGGCTTGCGCCTGGCGGGATGGCCCCGGCGCTGA
- a CDS encoding YtrH family sporulation protein, giving the protein MARLSLGHLIYVACIAAGIVVGGSLAGGLARLLFVQVPLDAPSSLPVGSLPDLASRLKLWGTFAALGGTLTALQNLESGILGRSFGVAATQLLLILSAFTGAHLAYVALRYLAGSPPGP; this is encoded by the coding sequence ATGGCGCGCCTGTCCCTCGGACATCTGATCTACGTGGCGTGCATCGCCGCGGGGATCGTGGTCGGCGGGTCCCTGGCGGGCGGGCTGGCGCGGCTGCTGTTCGTCCAGGTGCCTTTGGACGCGCCCAGCAGCCTGCCCGTGGGCTCGCTGCCCGACCTGGCCAGCCGCCTCAAGCTGTGGGGCACCTTTGCCGCCTTGGGCGGCACGCTGACGGCGCTGCAAAACTTGGAGTCGGGCATCCTGGGGCGGTCCTTCGGCGTGGCCGCGACCCAGCTGCTCCTGATCCTGAGCGCCTTCACCGGGGCCCACCTGGCCTACGTGGCCCTGCGTTACCTGGCCGGCTCGCCCCCCGGGCCCTGA
- a CDS encoding small, acid-soluble spore protein, alpha/beta type, with product MHPAEPAGRPAGWTDDEASGAAGHAAPSPELSGAGAPAPEPQGAGAGPAGTPEGAIRAPQAPAAAAGPEDAALAGGHPAAGVPAGSPQGEGLEAATSFPAEPAAVTSPWAGIELPPTATSRRRRKRGHRGGVGRRGGRRVAQPNPEDDPLYPFKVQAAQELGLWPKVEAEGWGALTSLESGRIGGYMQRLLKEAVEEGRLSAEEMQRLLQQRRIRPASTET from the coding sequence ATGCACCCTGCGGAACCCGCCGGCCGCCCGGCGGGCTGGACGGACGACGAAGCAAGCGGCGCGGCAGGTCATGCTGCGCCGTCGCCAGAACTCAGCGGTGCCGGCGCGCCCGCCCCCGAGCCCCAGGGGGCGGGCGCCGGCCCGGCCGGCACCCCGGAGGGGGCCATACGGGCGCCCCAAGCCCCGGCCGCGGCCGCCGGTCCTGAGGATGCGGCCCTGGCGGGAGGCCACCCCGCTGCAGGCGTCCCGGCCGGCAGCCCGCAGGGGGAGGGGCTGGAGGCGGCCACTTCCTTTCCGGCGGAACCGGCGGCCGTGACCTCGCCCTGGGCCGGCATCGAGCTGCCGCCCACCGCCACCTCCCGGCGCCGGCGCAAGCGGGGGCACCGGGGCGGGGTGGGGCGGCGGGGCGGCCGGCGCGTGGCCCAGCCCAACCCGGAAGACGACCCCCTCTACCCGTTCAAGGTCCAGGCGGCGCAGGAACTGGGCTTGTGGCCCAAGGTGGAGGCCGAGGGCTGGGGTGCCCTGACGTCCCTGGAGAGCGGCCGCATCGGCGGCTACATGCAGCGCCTGCTGAAGGAGGCCGTCGAGGAGGGCCGCCTCTCCGCGGAAGAGATGCAGCGCCTGCTGCAGCAGCGCAGGATTCGACCGGCCTCCACGGAAACCTAA
- a CDS encoding TIGR00266 family protein, producing the protein MQYRILHQPSYALAIVELEPGEELQAEPGALVSMSGNVSLQAEARGGLLGALSRSLLGGESFFTSRYRADGARGEVMLAPALPGDITVLELAGEVVYLKSGAYLAGATTLTVDARWGGARGFFGSGGLFLLRVAGHGALFINSYGALHRKDLAPGQRYVVDTGHVVAFTDGMAFQVRTAGSGLFSSIASGEGLACEFTGPGTVYIQTRSEASLLSWLIPKLPSRRE; encoded by the coding sequence TTGCAATACCGGATCCTGCACCAGCCCAGCTACGCCCTGGCCATCGTCGAGCTGGAGCCGGGCGAGGAACTGCAGGCCGAGCCCGGGGCCCTGGTCTCCATGAGCGGCAACGTATCCCTGCAGGCGGAGGCCCGGGGCGGGCTGCTGGGCGCCCTGAGCCGCTCCCTCCTGGGAGGGGAGTCCTTTTTCACCAGCCGGTACCGGGCGGACGGGGCGCGGGGTGAGGTGATGCTGGCCCCCGCGTTGCCCGGCGACATCACGGTGCTGGAACTGGCCGGCGAGGTCGTGTACCTCAAGTCGGGTGCCTACCTGGCCGGGGCCACGACCCTGACCGTCGACGCCCGCTGGGGTGGTGCCCGGGGCTTCTTCGGCAGCGGGGGGCTCTTCCTGCTGCGGGTCGCGGGGCACGGCGCCCTCTTCATCAACAGCTACGGGGCGCTGCACCGCAAGGATCTGGCACCGGGCCAGCGTTATGTGGTCGACACCGGCCACGTGGTCGCCTTCACCGACGGCATGGCCTTCCAGGTACGAACGGCCGGCAGCGGCTTGTTCAGTTCCATCGCCAGCGGCGAGGGCCTGGCCTGCGAGTTCACCGGACCCGGCACCGTGTACATCCAGACCCGGTCGGAGGCGTCATTGCTTAGCTGGCTGATCCCGAAGCTCCCGTCGAGGCGCGAGTGA
- a CDS encoding PIN domain-containing protein — protein sequence MAGSGAGEGRVVTERWLLDTNLIIDLLAPDQAPSDAVRDRVRALFERAARGAVTLVVTPLVVFETLLVLSGFDLNAREAAGLVERVLALPGVECEDEEHVLYALSRYSRKLDFVDGYLASRSQTEPFRVATHHLLAVGNPQLAPLSQRLHPGCRPQFGERHLLIQLEAAPDCLSELLCQHPGPTSHASGSRPPYLPA from the coding sequence GTGGCGGGAAGCGGCGCCGGCGAGGGACGCGTCGTGACGGAGCGGTGGCTACTCGATACCAACCTCATCATCGATCTGCTTGCGCCCGATCAGGCGCCGAGCGACGCGGTGCGGGATCGGGTACGGGCGCTCTTTGAGCGAGCAGCCCGGGGCGCGGTGACCCTGGTCGTGACGCCGCTCGTGGTGTTTGAGACCTTGCTCGTGCTTTCCGGGTTCGACCTGAACGCCCGCGAAGCGGCCGGCCTTGTCGAGCGGGTGCTCGCCTTGCCCGGGGTGGAGTGTGAGGACGAGGAACACGTTCTGTATGCCCTGAGCCGGTATTCGAGGAAGCTCGACTTCGTGGACGGCTACCTTGCCTCGCGGTCCCAGACCGAGCCTTTCCGGGTCGCCACCCACCACCTCCTGGCGGTGGGCAACCCGCAGCTTGCCCCGCTCAGCCAGCGTCTTCATCCAGGCTGCCGACCGCAGTTCGGAGAACGTCACCTGCTCATCCAGCTCGAAGCCGCTCCGGATTGCCTCTCGGAGCTTCTCTGTCAACATCCCGGGCCTACCTCCCATGCCTCTGGATCACGCCCACCCTACTTACCGGCTTAG
- the murD gene encoding UDP-N-acetylmuramoyl-L-alanine--D-glutamate ligase produces MRRPGATPPLAGPVAVVGLGRSNRALVRYLLDRGIPVVGCDRVPPEQADPEIHQLARAGVELHLGPGYLRVLQERPFGTVFLTPGMKKDLPEITAARAAGAAVRGEIDLFLERCRGKVLGVTGSAGKTTTTTLLAEGLRQAAAPGGPLAGRPVFVGGNIGRPLIEEVDRIPPEALVVLELSSFQLELCHRAPDVAVYLNLRPNHLDIHGTMEAYAAAKARIVELQEPDGWAVLNADEPAPAGLAGRAPGRVAAFAASARAARELAEREAARRGGPVRAAYLAGDRLVAWDGQGERPLLEAGAMHLRGAHNRLNALAAILAGWVAGADPAGMAQAAAAFRGVEHRLEPVRELDGVWYYNDSIATAPDRTLAALEAFTEPVVLIAGGYDKGIPFDPLGPALCRRARAVVLLGRTAEAIQRVIEEAARQEGKAPLVRRVASLEEAVAEARRLARPGDVVLLSPACASYDMFRDFAERGRRFKELVMALS; encoded by the coding sequence GTGCGGCGTCCGGGAGCCACGCCGCCCCTGGCCGGCCCGGTGGCCGTGGTGGGGCTTGGCCGCAGCAACCGGGCCCTGGTCCGGTACCTGCTGGACCGGGGGATCCCCGTCGTAGGCTGCGACCGGGTGCCGCCGGAGCAGGCGGACCCGGAGATCCACCAGCTGGCCCGGGCCGGGGTCGAGCTGCACCTGGGGCCCGGCTACCTCCGTGTCCTCCAGGAGCGGCCCTTCGGCACCGTGTTCCTCACCCCGGGGATGAAGAAGGACCTGCCGGAGATCACCGCCGCCCGGGCGGCGGGAGCTGCCGTCCGCGGCGAGATCGACCTGTTCCTGGAACGGTGCCGGGGCAAGGTCCTGGGGGTCACCGGCAGCGCCGGCAAGACCACCACCACCACCCTGCTGGCCGAGGGCCTGCGCCAGGCGGCGGCGCCCGGCGGCCCGCTGGCGGGCCGCCCCGTGTTCGTCGGCGGCAACATCGGGCGGCCGCTGATCGAAGAGGTCGACCGTATCCCGCCCGAGGCCCTGGTGGTGCTGGAGCTCTCCAGCTTCCAGCTGGAGCTTTGCCACCGGGCGCCCGACGTGGCCGTGTACCTCAACCTGCGGCCCAACCACCTGGACATCCACGGCACCATGGAGGCCTATGCCGCGGCCAAGGCCCGCATCGTGGAGCTCCAGGAACCGGACGGCTGGGCGGTGCTCAACGCGGACGAACCGGCCCCGGCCGGGCTCGCCGGCCGGGCGCCCGGCCGCGTGGCGGCCTTCGCCGCCTCGGCCCGGGCGGCGCGGGAGCTGGCGGAGCGGGAAGCCGCCCGGCGGGGCGGGCCGGTCCGGGCGGCCTACCTGGCGGGCGACCGGCTGGTGGCGTGGGACGGGCAAGGGGAGCGGCCCCTGCTGGAGGCGGGCGCCATGCACCTGCGGGGCGCCCACAACCGTCTCAACGCCCTGGCGGCCATCCTGGCCGGGTGGGTGGCCGGCGCCGATCCCGCCGGGATGGCCCAGGCCGCCGCGGCGTTCCGCGGGGTCGAGCACCGGCTGGAGCCGGTGCGCGAGCTGGACGGGGTGTGGTACTACAACGACTCCATCGCCACCGCTCCCGACCGGACCCTGGCGGCCCTTGAGGCCTTCACCGAACCCGTGGTGCTGATCGCCGGGGGGTACGACAAGGGCATCCCCTTCGATCCCCTGGGGCCGGCCCTCTGCCGGCGGGCCCGGGCGGTGGTGCTGCTGGGCAGGACGGCGGAAGCGATCCAGCGGGTGATCGAGGAGGCGGCCCGCCAGGAGGGCAAGGCACCGCTGGTCCGGCGGGTGGCCTCCCTGGAGGAGGCGGTGGCGGAGGCCCGGCGCCTGGCCCGGCCGGGGGATGTGGTGCTGCTGTCCCCGGCCTGTGCCAGCTACGACATGTTCCGGGACTTTGCCGAGCGGGGCCGGCGGTTCAAGGAGCTGGTGATGGCCCTGTCCTGA
- a CDS encoding pyridoxal phosphate-dependent aminotransferase — protein sequence MHLSARARGIQPSVTITIDARAKELKAAGEQVINLSAGEPDFPTPRHVREAAKAAIDAGFTRYTPAAGIAELRRAIAQKHRRDNGLEYAEDEIVVSAGGKHALFNAFMAICDSGDQVIIPAPYWVSYPEMVRLAGGEPVIVETGPETGFKLTPEALRRALTPRSRALVLNSPSNPTGTVYTRQELDDLAAVAAEAGLWMVTDELYEHLIYEGEHVSVAALRPEYRERVILINGVSKAYAMTGWRIGWAAAPRPVARAMAAIQSQATSSVNSIAQKAAVAALTGPQDEVAAMRDEYRQRRDLLVEGLSRLPGVEVLRPAGAFYVYPSVRGLLGREIGGRRAGDDVALAEVLLEAARIAVVPGTAFGTPGYLRLSYATSRSDLEEALRRLERLLEGA from the coding sequence ATGCACCTGTCGGCCCGAGCTCGGGGCATCCAGCCCTCGGTGACCATCACCATCGACGCCCGCGCCAAGGAACTCAAGGCGGCGGGGGAGCAGGTGATCAACCTCAGCGCCGGCGAGCCCGACTTCCCCACCCCGCGCCACGTGCGGGAAGCGGCCAAGGCCGCCATCGACGCGGGTTTTACGCGCTACACGCCGGCCGCCGGCATCGCCGAGCTGCGGCGGGCCATTGCCCAAAAGCACCGCCGGGACAACGGCCTGGAGTATGCCGAGGACGAGATCGTCGTCTCGGCCGGCGGCAAGCACGCCCTGTTCAACGCCTTCATGGCCATCTGCGATTCCGGGGACCAGGTCATCATCCCCGCCCCCTACTGGGTCTCCTACCCGGAGATGGTGCGGCTGGCGGGCGGCGAGCCGGTGATCGTGGAGACCGGCCCCGAGACCGGCTTCAAGCTCACGCCCGAGGCCTTGCGGCGGGCGCTGACCCCGCGCAGCCGGGCCCTTGTCCTCAACAGCCCCAGCAACCCCACGGGAACGGTCTACACCCGCCAGGAACTGGACGACCTGGCCGCCGTGGCGGCGGAGGCGGGGTTGTGGATGGTGACGGACGAGCTCTACGAGCATCTCATCTACGAGGGGGAGCACGTGTCCGTCGCGGCTCTGCGCCCCGAATACCGGGAGCGGGTGATCCTGATCAACGGCGTCTCCAAGGCGTACGCCATGACGGGCTGGCGCATCGGCTGGGCGGCGGCTCCGCGGCCCGTGGCCCGGGCCATGGCGGCCATCCAGTCCCAGGCCACCTCGTCGGTCAACTCCATCGCCCAGAAGGCCGCGGTGGCGGCTTTGACCGGTCCGCAGGACGAAGTGGCCGCCATGCGGGACGAGTACCGGCAGCGCCGGGACCTGCTGGTGGAGGGGCTGTCCCGGCTACCGGGGGTCGAGGTGCTCCGGCCGGCGGGGGCCTTCTACGTCTACCCGTCGGTCCGGGGCCTGCTGGGCCGCGAGATCGGGGGCCGGCGGGCCGGCGACGACGTGGCCCTGGCGGAGGTCCTGCTGGAGGCGGCGCGCATCGCGGTGGTGCCGGGCACGGCCTTCGGCACGCCGGGCTACCTCCGGCTCTCCTACGCCACCTCCCGGTCCGACCTGGAAGAGGCCCTGCGGCGCCTGGAGCGCCTGCTGGAGGGAGCCTGA
- the spoIIP gene encoding stage II sporulation protein P, protein MRVIGPPVGVRHMAGSSTGPGRGLRGPLPAGLLAGPGGRVVLWILLAVAVVVGASLWWRARSLPEILQWGERPLVLVYHTHATEGFLPDLPAGRRPDRDIHRDAFTRDARRSVRALGQAVARRLAERGLDVVWSGTVYDAAGRDDAYERARAGLQDLLARHPTLRIALDIHRDAVSTRVQVGGQPAAGVLLVVGAGHPGWHQNLALAEALAGRLRRIHPQLVRGIALKPWHYNQDLLPGSLIVEIGGAENTLAESLRTARWVADALVEALSIRPDGAPARPTLLPPPGSGALLGYGAPAGL, encoded by the coding sequence ATGCGGGTCATTGGGCCGCCGGTGGGGGTGCGGCACATGGCAGGTTCGTCCACCGGCCCAGGCCGCGGGTTGCGGGGGCCCCTGCCGGCCGGGCTCCTGGCGGGGCCGGGAGGCCGGGTCGTCCTGTGGATCCTGCTGGCGGTGGCCGTGGTGGTGGGCGCTTCCCTCTGGTGGCGCGCCCGGTCGCTGCCGGAAATCCTGCAGTGGGGCGAGCGGCCGCTGGTTCTGGTCTACCACACCCACGCGACGGAAGGGTTCCTGCCCGACCTGCCGGCCGGCCGCCGCCCGGACCGGGACATCCACCGCGACGCCTTCACCCGCGACGCCCGGCGCTCGGTCCGGGCCCTGGGGCAAGCGGTGGCCCGCCGGCTGGCCGAGCGGGGCCTTGACGTCGTCTGGTCGGGCACGGTGTACGACGCCGCCGGCCGCGACGACGCCTACGAGCGCGCCCGAGCGGGCCTTCAAGACCTGCTGGCGCGGCACCCGACCCTGCGCATCGCCCTGGACATCCATCGCGACGCCGTCAGTACCCGGGTCCAGGTGGGCGGCCAGCCGGCCGCCGGCGTCCTGCTGGTGGTGGGAGCCGGCCACCCGGGCTGGCACCAGAACCTGGCCCTGGCCGAGGCGCTGGCCGGCCGCCTGCGGCGCATCCACCCGCAGCTGGTGCGGGGCATCGCCCTCAAACCGTGGCATTACAACCAGGATCTTCTCCCGGGATCGCTGATCGTCGAGATCGGCGGCGCGGAAAACACCCTGGCCGAGTCGTTGCGCACGGCCCGCTGGGTGGCCGACGCCCTGGTCGAAGCCCTCTCCATCCGGCCGGACGGGGCTCCCGCCCGCCCGACCCTCTTGCCGCCACCCGGGAGCGGCGCGCTGCTGGGGTACGGCGCTCCCGCCGGGCTGTAG
- a CDS encoding SpoIID/LytB domain-containing protein: protein MPPVAAWALVALVLVQALLAAGPAPLAGGPAAKPPLSGARPGAPGTGNDGEGPGTGDGAAAPGRVDAAIARRFAREPQITVFDHAAGGPRAMPMEEYVAHVVAGEAVPSWDADALRAQAVAARTYTVSLLLAGEQSTPRRLYGTDTSTDPAEAQAFNPVVPPPVAAAVQATRGEIVVYDGKPIVALFSACAGDRTAGLRESFPGDDRQAPYLRPVPSPCERAAPDFIRRWSVALTAGELAGVAGVAPSLVQQVSIARRGPSGRAVLVRIGPRLVHAATLRRQIGPNRLKSTYLIEIEPLEGGVWIFRGRGWGHGVGLDQWGAQAMARQGRGYREILAHYYPGTAVVQLYR, encoded by the coding sequence TTGCCGCCTGTCGCCGCCTGGGCCCTGGTGGCCCTGGTGCTGGTGCAGGCCCTGCTGGCTGCCGGTCCGGCGCCGCTGGCCGGAGGACCTGCCGCCAAGCCGCCCCTGTCCGGAGCCCGGCCCGGCGCCCCGGGCACGGGCAACGACGGGGAAGGACCTGGCACCGGCGACGGCGCTGCCGCCCCGGGACGGGTCGATGCCGCCATCGCCCGGCGGTTCGCCCGGGAACCCCAGATCACCGTGTTCGATCACGCCGCCGGCGGGCCCCGGGCGATGCCGATGGAAGAGTACGTCGCCCACGTGGTGGCCGGCGAGGCCGTCCCCTCCTGGGATGCCGACGCCCTGCGGGCCCAGGCGGTGGCCGCCCGGACCTACACCGTGTCCCTGCTGCTGGCGGGCGAGCAGTCGACGCCTCGCCGGCTGTACGGCACCGACACCTCCACCGACCCCGCCGAAGCGCAGGCCTTCAACCCGGTGGTCCCGCCGCCGGTGGCCGCGGCCGTCCAGGCCACCCGGGGGGAGATCGTGGTTTACGATGGCAAACCCATCGTGGCCCTGTTCAGCGCCTGTGCCGGTGACCGCACCGCCGGGCTGAGGGAATCCTTCCCGGGGGACGACCGGCAGGCGCCCTACCTGCGCCCCGTCCCCTCGCCCTGCGAGCGGGCGGCGCCCGATTTCATCCGACGCTGGTCGGTGGCCTTGACGGCCGGCGAGCTGGCAGGGGTCGCCGGGGTGGCCCCCTCCCTGGTCCAGCAGGTCTCCATCGCCCGCCGCGGGCCCTCGGGGCGGGCGGTGCTGGTGCGCATCGGGCCGCGCCTGGTCCACGCCGCCACCCTGCGGCGCCAGATCGGGCCCAACCGGCTCAAGTCCACCTACTTGATCGAAATCGAGCCGCTGGAAGGCGGGGTGTGGATCTTCCGCGGCCGGGGCTGGGGTCATGGCGTGGGCCTGGACCAGTGGGGCGCCCAGGCCATGGCCCGGCAGGGGCGGGGCTACCGGGAGATCCTGGCCCACTACTACCCGGGCACCGCCGTGGTGCAGCTGTACCGCTGA
- a CDS encoding alpha/beta fold hydrolase, whose amino-acid sequence MHDGPSHDGPMPGAPLEDGAFYVTVNGIRHWYRIAGAGKGTTPLVVIHGGPGGNVYNFERTIGPLLEAFATVIYYDQRGCGRSDRPASPADYSLPLLVSDLEGLRARLGLDRFIPLGFSFGGELALEYALAHPGRVERLILQAPTFCDPVRLAWIQLYGFYHVAAGQLKDRIAGLLAGDEPAPARLEQAWNLVDTETVDRFLFFDPAAARLNRRLWEESGLVNTGDMQRALAAQPQPPSRMEALSRIPVPALVMVGLHDRNVGVDLCRDISARLPQGRLVIFERSAHFPDIEEPERYAAEVRRFLGS is encoded by the coding sequence TTGCACGACGGCCCATCCCACGACGGCCCGATGCCCGGGGCACCGCTAGAGGACGGCGCGTTCTACGTCACCGTGAACGGGATCCGCCACTGGTACAGGATCGCCGGCGCGGGGAAAGGCACGACACCGCTGGTGGTGATCCACGGCGGACCCGGTGGGAACGTCTACAACTTCGAGCGCACCATCGGCCCTCTCCTTGAGGCCTTTGCGACGGTGATCTACTACGACCAGCGGGGCTGCGGCCGGTCGGACCGGCCGGCCAGTCCCGCGGACTATTCCTTGCCGCTGCTGGTGTCGGACCTTGAAGGGTTGCGGGCCCGGCTGGGTCTGGACCGCTTCATCCCCCTGGGCTTCTCCTTCGGCGGGGAACTGGCGCTAGAGTATGCCCTGGCCCATCCCGGCCGGGTGGAGCGGTTGATCCTCCAGGCCCCCACCTTCTGCGACCCGGTGCGGCTGGCCTGGATCCAGCTGTACGGCTTCTACCACGTGGCAGCGGGACAGCTCAAGGACCGGATCGCCGGGCTCCTGGCAGGGGACGAACCGGCCCCGGCCCGCCTGGAGCAGGCCTGGAACCTGGTGGACACGGAAACGGTGGACCGCTTCCTGTTCTTCGACCCCGCCGCCGCCCGGCTCAACCGCCGGCTGTGGGAGGAAAGCGGGCTCGTCAACACCGGCGACATGCAGCGCGCCCTGGCCGCCCAGCCCCAGCCCCCCAGCCGGATGGAGGCGCTGTCCCGGATCCCGGTCCCCGCCCTGGTCATGGTGGGGCTGCACGACCGCAATGTCGGGGTCGACCTCTGCCGGGACATCAGTGCCAGGCTGCCTCAGGGCCGCCTGGTGATCTTCGAGCGCAGCGCCCACTTCCCCGACATCGAGGAGCCCGAGCGCTACGCAGCGGAGGTGCGGCGGTTCCTGGGATCCTAG